From the Streptomyces sp. NBC_00390 genome, the window CCATTCCGGCCTTGTCCAGGAATTCCTGGATGTTTTCGGTCCCCACGCTGTCCCACAGGGTGTACGTCGCATCGTTGTCCGAACTCACGATCATTTCCCTGGCCAGTTCCTGCTCGTCCTCGGACAAGTGGTCGCTTCTGGCCAGGAGCAGAGCGCCCAATATGATCGGCTTGACTATGCTCGCGGAATCGTAGTGCTTGTCCGCGCCGTAGGCGCAGGAGGTATCAGTGGTTCGGTCATACAGCACCATCGAGGCTCGACTGGCGCGATTCGCCAGCGACCTTGCTATGTCTCGGGCCAGTTCATGTGCCAGTTCGGGGTTCGGGGACGCACATTCAATCAGCCCGCCCTTGAGCCGCTGCGATGTGCTTTCCATTTCCCCCGCCTCATGGGCTATGGGTTCCGCGGGGGCAGGTTCGACGGTCCAGGAAGAGGTTGCAACGACAACGTAGGCCGCGACGAAAACCGTCCCTAAAGTCACCCTCGAGGTCGTCTTGCTGAGCTTCAATTCGAACCCTTTCCGTTTTCCGGAGCCACCCGTACGGACACCGCAACAGACCCGGCCCCGATTTCATACGAAGCGGGGTTCGGTAGGTGTCTTTCCGGCGTTTCGGCGCAATCCAGCACTTGCGGTCCGACATTACAAGCCGGGGATGGGCGGGGCCTGCCGGGCCAGCCAATAGGCCTAGGGTGAAAAGTGAGTCCTCCGAATGGACCCTCTTCGCTGGATATCGCGCTGCATCTGAGGTTCAAGACGACAGGGCTGAAAAGTGCACCGATTCCTCGGAGGGGCGGCGCAGCGCTACTCGGCCACCGAGCCGGACGCGGCGGTGGGCGGCCCGTCCTCGGAGTCCGCCGCGTCCGCGGCGCCGAGAACACCGAGCGCCACCAGGACGACCACGACGAGCACGAGCACGAGGGCCACGGAGCCAGGCGTGGGATACGGCCACAGGAACAGAACGAGCGCTCCGGCTGCGACCACGATGCCGGTGGTCAGGGGGCGGTGGGTGTGCAGCCAGCGGCCGACGCCGCCGGTGCGCAGCCCCTTCCGGGCGAGAGCGTGGCCGGCAGCTCCGGTGCTCTGGGCCACGGCGGAGCGCACCGCGCGGGCACCGCGGCCGGGTCCGTACAGATACCCCGCGACCGCGATGATCAGCATGGCGACGAGCACTGTGACCGCGGCCTGCTGGAGGAATCTCACCAGGGTGTCGTAGACGGTGGCCGCGGCGTTCTGCGTCTCGGCGTCCGGGGGTACGGCATCCAGAGCGAACACGCGCATGACGGCGAGCGAGACGAGCAACAGGCACATCATGACGCCGATGGCCGTGCTCGCGGCGATCAGCGCCACCCGGGGCGACGGGGCCATCCACACGCCCAGGCCGGCGAGGACGACCACCGTCAACGGCAGCCAGGCGCCGAGGATGCCCAGCAGACGGGCGGCGTCCTGGGCCTCGCTCAGTTTGTCGCTGCGCGCCAGCACGACCGACTGGTCGACCCCGGGGATGCTCTTCGCAGAGACGATCTTCGAACCGATCAGCTCTTCCTGCATCTCGTCGATCACGACGGCAACGTTCAGGACGATGGTGTCGCCCTTGGCCTCGACGGCTCCCCCGCCCTCACCGGTGAGGACGCTCGAGACGGCGGTGTGGGCACGCCGGTTCACGTCGTCCCATGCCGTGGCGAACTGCTCGCTGGTGACCACCTTCCGCACCACGTAGCTCACCGCCGTGGTCACCCCGCTCTTCAGCGGGCCGTCCAGCTTCCTGGCCGCGTCGACGACGAAGGCGGGCGCGTCACGGTCGGCCAGGATGTCGGCGACCTCGTCGCTGACCTTGCGCACATCGATCTCGGCGACGACCCGGTCGGTGACGCGGTCGATCACCAGATTCTGCACAGCGGCATCCCTGGCGAGAGGCGCGACGGTCTGCTCGTACCGGGCAGTGTCGGAGATCTCGGAGTCCACCCAGGTGGCGACCACGCTGAGCGGCGCGAGCAGGACGGCCAGCACCAGGAGCACGGACGTCCCGAAGAGCCGCAGGCGGCGGTGCCGCATGCCCGCAGCACGGCGCAGGCGGTCGTATTCCGCCCGTTCGGCATCGTTCAAGGGTCCGCTCGGCATCTCGTGCCGGTGGCCCTCGGGGCCGGAGTCGGCGGACGGGTCCATGCGTGCTCCCCTCTGCGCGCTTGCCGCACGCCGGCGGGGTGTTCGCCCTGCAGATGCTTCGGGGAGCCGCACGACCGGCCGGCCCCTCT encodes:
- a CDS encoding serine hydrolase encodes the protein MKLSKTTSRVTLGTVFVAAYVVVATSSWTVEPAPAEPIAHEAGEMESTSQRLKGGLIECASPNPELAHELARDIARSLANRASRASMVLYDRTTDTSCAYGADKHYDSASIVKPIILGALLLARSDHLSEDEQELAREMIVSSDNDATYTLWDSVGTENIQEFLDKAGMEDTILDEAGLMGLTQVTARDQATLLELLTGEDNSVLNAEERAYILGLMRNVQEDQRWGAPAGAPSGAAVQVKNGWLQRSERVKDPWDSGDWKVNSMGAFTGRAYDYGLVVLTENNRVPEGESPGVGWDYGMETIERVAKAVHRDLYPDRTPAAAGSPGRR